A stretch of Coccidioides posadasii str. Silveira chromosome 2, complete sequence DNA encodes these proteins:
- the NDC80 gene encoding kinetochore-associated Ndc80 complex subunit ndc80 (BUSCO:230605at4751~EggNog:ENOG410PG2Z~COG:D~BUSCO:2168at33183), translating to MPPPPPPPQLQRRSSVLSRPSMGPTPHQSFFAQTPVPAGVPRDPRPLRDRSFQARISQEILEYLTHNNFELEMKHSLTQNTLKSPTQKDFNYIFQWLYRRIDPGHKFQKSIDSEVPPILKQLRYPFEKSITKSQLAAVGGQNWPTFLGMLHWMMQLAQMLERYYLDQYDYACAEAGVDVTGDRIIFRFLSGAYHDWLQGGEDEDDEVAEKRLIPHVEAMAAEFERGNEKYVQEMQTLEAENRALRDQIEELEKSAPDMAKLEKHFKILEEDKRKFEDYNQNVQGKIDKYDNRIKLLDEEVKKVDAELQMAEEERLSLQSSVDKQGITIQDIDRMNTERDRLQKSVEDILVRLEETHVRVMEKEAEANRKLEELEEVVKTYNSLGYQNLLIPSTAVNAKDYDYELRLNVNENNFSSSQLGRSQNRGSPEGDRLLADAFTGYSPANLINLDLRGIVRSSFVALRKEIYERRKVALDDDMNRRDLLDNIKEAMEEKRNEVEALEHKRRAAEEEFEKTKEITMTQKLASDAQIEKMEKELAKMRASLTESVQLMEQREMNTNIEYEQLVLRANALREELHTGVESMLNDIIRFKVHIQKGLEDYENFVVDEVEQELGGEDLDDELDGREIE from the coding sequence ATGCCACCTCCCCCGCCTCCACCACAACTTCAGCGGAGGAGCAGTGTGCTATCACGACCTTCGATGGGGCCTACACCTCACCAGTCCTTTTTCGCCCAAACTCCAGTCCCTGCGGGGGTACCACGCGACCCCCGCCCGCTGAGAGATCGAAGCTTCCAAGCGCGGATAAGCCAAGAAATTTTGGAATATTTGACGCATAATAACTTTGAGCTTGAAATGAAGCATTCCTTGACACAGAATACGCTAAAATCGCCCACCCAAAAGGACTTCAACTACATTTTCCAATGGTTATATAGGAGAATCGATCCAGGACACAAGTTCCAGAAGAGCATAGATTCTGAAGTGCCGCCGATTTTGAAACAGTTAAGATATCCTTTTGAAAAGAGTATCACAAAATCGCAGCTTGCCGCCGTTGGGGGGCAGAATTGGCCAACATTCCTGGGCATGCTTCATTGGATGATGCAGTTGGCACAGATGTTGGAAAGGTATTATCTGGATCAGTACGACTATGCGTGTGCAGAAGCTGGTGTCGATGTGACAGGAGATCGTATCATTTTCCGCTTCTTGTCTGGTGCATACCATGATTGGCTGCAAGGAGGCGAAGATGAAGACGATGAGGTAGCGGAGAAAAGGCTTATTCCCCACGTCGAAGCTATGGCTGCCGAGTTTGAGCGTGGAAACGAAAAATACGTCCAAGAAATGCAGACACTTGAGGCAGAGAATAGGGCTTTGCGGGACCAAATCGAAGAGCTCGAGAAAAGTGCGCCGGACATGGCGAAACTGGAAAAGCATTTTAAAATTCTTGAGGAGGACAAACGGAAATTTGAAGACTATAATCAAAACGTCCAAGGAAAGATTGATAAATACGATAATCGGATCAAACTGCTGGATGAGGAGGTTAAGAAAGTAGATGCCGAGCTTCAAATGGCTGAAGAGGAACGGCTCAGTCTGCAGTCGAGTGTTGACAAGCAAGGTATTACAATACAGGACATCGACCGTATGAATACGGAGCGCGATCGACTTCAAAAGAGCGTCGAGGACATCCTAGTCAGGCTAGAAGAAACCCACGTAAGAGTCATGGAAAAAGAGGCAGAGGCCAATCGGAAGCTCGAGGAGTTGGAAGAAGTCGTCAAAACATACAACTCGCTTGGGTACCAAAACCTGCTGATTCCTTCAACGGCTGTCAACGCCAAAGATTATGATTACGAGCTACGCCTAAACGTCAACGAAAATAATTTCTCGTCATCCCAGCTTGGTAGATCCCAAAATCGAGGTTCTCCCGAAGGCGATCGATTACTTGCTGATGCGTTCACGGGGTACAGCCCAGCTAATCTAATAAACTTGGATCTCCGTGGTATTGTTCGAAGTAGTTTTGTGGCGCtcagaaaagaaatatacGAACGCCGAAAAGTAGCGCTTGACGACGATATGAATCGTCGGGACTTGCTAGACAATATCAAAGAAGCTATGGAGGAGAAGCGGAACGAAGTTGAAGCTCTCGAACATAAACGACGAGCAGCGGAAGAGGAATTCGAAAAAACTAAAGAAATTACAATGACGCAGAAATTGGCCTCAGATGCTCAAATCGAAAAGATGGAAAAGGAACTCGCCAAAATGCGTGCAAGTCTAACGGAGAGCGTACAGTTGATGGAACAGAGGGAAATGAACACCAACATTGAGTACGAGCAGCTGGTACTGCGAGCAAACGCCTTACGGGAAGAGCTCCATACCGGCGTCGAGAGTATGTTGAACGATATTATCCGATTCAAAGTCCATATCCAAAAAGGTCTGGAAGATTATGAAAATTTCGTCGTCGACGAGGTTGAACAAGAACTGGGTGGCGAAGACCTTGACGACGAGCTGGATGGTAGGGAGATTGAATAA
- a CDS encoding uncharacterized protein (EggNog:ENOG410PNSG~COG:S~BUSCO:13819at33183), giving the protein MSLSKRDLAHYEPMFAMYLDIQKGIDLAELSERETKGRWKSFIGKWNRGELAEGWYDPKTFEKARDSAFSRGSVNARSAVGLSGRQSSSYNEYSGRNRSATRRDARGSLPYDHARATQISEQLGPTDKTSEGSGEEEEEEEGSYGPQVPIENAALSVNRDDVRRVDKSGPKVPTMQDLQLRREDQLSSAQEACEEARISHKHSLKSHKSELRRFEDEIAPRAEPGTHERRVEKRREAAFANREFAESRRGTSPGEAPDAELMGGASDLEMLKREREKEMRKKNEREIRKEEILRARAAEREERLKSYRKKEEETMTYLRALAKEKFG; this is encoded by the exons ATGTCACTATCAAAGCGCGACTTAGCGCACTACGAACCGATGTTCGCAATGTACTTAGATATCCAGAAAGGTATCGATTTGGCGGAACTCAGTGAGCGGGAAACCAAAGGAAGATGGAAGAGTTTCATTGGCAAATG GAACCGTGGAGAACTCGCAGAAGGGTGGTACGATCCTAAGACCTTTGAGAAAGCTCGAGACAGCGCCTTCAGCAGAGGCTCAGTTAACGCCCGTAGCGCTGTGGGTCTTTCAGGACGGCAATCCTCATCCTATAATGAATACAGTGGGAGGAATCGCTCAGCTACACGAAGGGATGCTAGGGGCTCTTTACCATACGATCATGCAAGGGCTACCCAGATATCAGAACAGCTGGGCCCCACAGACAAAACTTCAGAAGGCTccggagaggaagaagaggaagaggaggggTCCTACGGTCCTCAAGTACCTATCGAGAATGCTGCCTTATCAGTAAACCGTGATGATGTACGACGTGTTGATAAATCCGGCCCTAAAGTTCCTACCATGCAAGACCTTCAACTTCGTCGAG AGGACCAACTCTCTTCCGCCCAAGAAGCCTGTGAAGAAGCCCGCATTTCCCACAAACACTCCCTAAAATCGCACAAATCCGAACTCCGCCGGTTCGAAGACGAAATTGCTCCGCGCGCCGAACCAGGGACCCACGAACGCCGTGTGGAAAAACGCCGCGAGGCAGCATTCGCCAATCGAGAATTTGCGGAATCCCGTCGAGGCACATCTCCCGGTGAAGCACCAGATGCAGAGCTAATGGGTGGCGCGAGTGACCTGGAGATGTTGAAGCGCGAGCGTGAAAAAGAAATGCGGAAGAAGAATGAAAGAGAGATCAGAAAGGAAGAGATTCTGCGGGCACGAGCAGCAGAACGTGAAGAGAGACTCAAATCCTAtcgaaagaaagaagaagagaccATGACGTATCTTCGTGCTCTTGCGAAAGAGAAGTTCGGATGA
- a CDS encoding uncharacterized protein (EggNog:ENOG410PH79~COG:Q~TransMembrane:10 (o15-34i55-80o92-111i118-138o150-168i271-294o314-332i385-408o414-434i502-523o)~BUSCO:1090at33183) → MAGIPSGFELALVKVLYSVLPLVSACFFFIATGIRSIIAPKERLNPSRSKRHWRFTVGICVVTIFFSYVADAITSTFTFIPEIRPPTVPGRLFYSWASSLLWFINFLWFLDLAGPATYPFYGTWVAYLAGEGLLLQVSLKIHLPRIDTEVLLVACRFALLVTLVLAALRSHFVPTEEKQPDEEATPLLSAQEVTQQDSQSTRPSYGSCYSRADESAQPDVDISAKSKSQNGDSTEDSLTNEEDERTFWHIVEFLRSFLPFFWPSGKPAYQLLYLGIGGCLVVERIMNVIIPLQLGLITNLLTKSDVGSIPWKEITVFIGLRLLHSSGGLSALRSFMWMPLEDLSYQKVSTTAFNHIMSLSCDFHDSKVSGAVWETIVRAQQVKDAVNHICFILIPTIVDLALAVSILYYLFDVYMALITATVTVMFLWTSGKIIDRQKNKQRDWIDKRMKEFSILCESTANWKTVAYFNRVPYEELRYRSSVKDHLKSRVGFRLWSGIENSIQSLVLLSGLMAACFIAAYGVATGSKPIGSFVMMLSYWAQLSNPLQSLANGFAGIVRDMVDAEELLVLLQQKPTVSDIPGAKPLVFDDGNIEFDGVRFSYDGKREVLKNVTFRAPAGKITAIVGKTGGGKSTILKLLCRFYDPVAGVINIDGQNTSKVALSSLREVLGVVPQDPVLFHDSIMANIRYASLGAADEEIVEACKAVALHEKIMSFPHGYDTVVGERGMKLSGGELQRVAIARAMIKNPKIVLLDEATSSVDSETEAHVQRSLKMLCAGRTTIVIAHRLSTIMNADQILVVNDGEIVERGTHPELLENRSYYHRLCSWQGFTTEGPKDKQSQVIINDINPLEATMENSALPMRLQDPAGNNSAQISNAERPGIAYYAAESEIPPQDLIDQDELCERCGNCLNIISSAMETSKRMAHPSRILKPEAPEFVPRAFQNYVSGPLHPYYIQVDANRSASNQRYTDHPPSGYASDTGESVEICTGYEENKPSEPKRKIDDGHMPTCPPLNDMPGNGVKLIAISSRERFPVGNEQHHSVIEEVLGAIGNHAKKNIIRRELSKSEPAGLMIGMNGDSGDVDRGLESSPVSRHDIPISQEPAAKTNEIPLRKHRRRRRRNNWRRRKEMRTTASTQSGTDGMRSSDQMDAKCAI, encoded by the exons CCCCCAACAGTGCCAGGTAGACTT TTCTACTCCTGGGCGTCGAGCCTGCTCTGGTTCATAAACTTTCTATGGTTCCTTGATTTAGCAGGGCCAGCAACGTATCCGTTTTACGGGACCTGGGTAGCCTATTTGGCAGGTGAAGGCTTACTTCTCCAGGTGTCCCTAAAAATACATCTTCCACGCATAGACACAGAAGTCTTACTGGTAGCTTGTCGGTTTGCTTTGCTTGTGACGCTTGTCCTAGCAGCTCTGCGCTCTCATTTTGTGCCGACAGAAGAAAAACAGCCAGATGAAGAAGCTACGCCCTTATTATCAGCCCAGGAGGTTACACAACAAGATTCACAATCTACTCGTCCATCGTACGGCTCTTGCTATTCACGGGCTGATGAATCAGCCCAGCCCGATGTCGATATATCAGCTAAATCTAAAAGCCAGAACGGAGACAGCACTGAGGACAGTCTAAcgaatgaagaagatgaaaggACTTTTTGGCATATTGTGGAGTTTCTTAGG TCCTTTTTACCGTTCTTCTGGCCCTCGGGGAAGCCTGCCTACCAGCTTCTCTATCTAGGCATTGGAGGATGCTTAGTGGTCGAGCGTATCATGAACGTAATCATTCCGTTACAACTTGGATTGATAACGAATCTTCTAACAAAGTCCGATG TAGGGTCGATCCCTTGGAAAGAAATAACAGTCTTCATTGGCCTACGTTTACTCCATTCTAGCGGTGGCTTATCAGCCCTGAGGTCCTTTATGTGGATGCCACTCGAGGATCTTTCGTACCAAAAAGTTAGCACGACAGCTTTCAATCATATTATGTCCCTATCATGCGACTTTCATGACAGCAAAGTATCTGGCGCGGTATGGGAAACCATTGTGCGTGCCCAGCAGGTTAAAGATGCAGTCAACCACATTTGCTTCATCCTCATTCCGACCATAGTCGATCTGGCATTGGCTGTCAGTATTCTTTACTATCTTTTTGATGTCTATATGGCATTGATAACGGCAACGGTTACTGTGATGTTTTTATGGACATCTGGCAAAATAATCGACCGACAGAAGAATAAACAAAGGGACTGGATTGATAAGCGAATGAAGGAATTTTCGATTCTTTGTGAGTCAACCGCTAACTGGAAGACCGTTGCATATTTCAATCGCGTGCCATATGAGGAACTTCGATATCGTTCATCTGTTAAAGACCACTTGAAGTCACGGGTGGGCTTCAGGCTTTGGAGCGGCATTGAAAATAGTATTCAGTCACTTGTCCTTTTGTCGGGGCTTATGGCGGCTTGTTTTATCGCCGCCTATGGAGTGGCAACGGGTTCAAAACCCATTGGAAGCTTCGTAATGATGCTCAGCTATTGGGCCCAGCTATCTAATCCCCTCCAGTCACTTGCCAATGGATTTGCAGGTATTGTCCGAGATATGGTTGATGCAGAAGAGCTGCTTGTTCTGTTGCAGCAGAAGCCTACTGTCTCTGATATTCCCGGTGCTAAGCCCCTGGTTTTCGACGACGGTAATATCGAGTTTGATGGAGTCAGATTCTCCTATGATGGCAAGAGAGAAGTCTTGAAGAATGTTACGTTCCGGGCCCCTGCCGGAAAAATTACCGCAATTGTTGGAAAAACCGGAGGAGGGAAATCGACTATCTTAAAGTTGCTTTGCCGATTCTATGATCCTGTCGCAGGGGTTATCAACATTGACGGGCAAAACACTTCAAAGGTTGCTCTTAGTAGCCTGCGGGAAGTTTTGGGCGTTGTTCCCCAGGATCCTGTATTATTCCATGATTCAATCATGGCTAATATTCGCTATGCCAGTCTTGGTGCCGCTGACGAGGAGATTGTAGAAGCCTGTAAAGCTGTCGCCCTTCATGAAAAAATCATGAGCTTCCCTCATGGATATGACACTGTGGTTGGAGAACGTGGCATGAAATTATCCGGCGGAGAATTACAGCGCGTCGCCATCGCACGAGCCATGATTAAGAATCCGAAAATAGTGCTCCTGGACGAGGCTACCAGCAGTGTGGATAGCGAGACAGAAGCCCATGTACAGAGGAGCCTGAAGATGCTCTGTGCGGGTCGGACCACGATTGTTATTGC ACATCGACTTTCCACCATCATGAATGCTGATCAGATATTGGTAGTCAACGACGgtgaaattgttgaaagAGGAACTCATCCCGAGCTTTTGGAGAACAGGAGCTACTACCACCGCTTGTGCAGCTGGCAAGGGTTCACCACTGAAGGACCGAAGGACAAGCAGTCTCAAGTTATTATTAACGATATAAATCCTCTAGAGGCGACAATGGAGAATAGCGCGCTGCCGATGCGACTGCAGGATCCTGCTGGCAATAACTCTGCCCAAATTTCTAACGCCGAACGTCCGGGCATAGCATATTACGCTGCAGAATCCGAAATACCGCCACAGGATCTGATTGACCAAGATGAATTGTGTGAACGTTGTGGTAACTGCTTGAATATAATTTCGTCTGCAATGGAGACGTCGAAAAGAATGGCCCACCCTAGCAGGATTCTGAAGCCGGAAGCCCCTGAATTCGTCCCTCGAGCGTTTCAAAATTATGTTTCAGGGCCCTTGCACCCTTACTATATTCAAGTCGACGCGAATCGCAGCGCTTCTAACCAACGTTATACTGACCATCCGCCTAGTGGTTACGCAAGCGATACTGGAGAAAGTGTAGAGATATGCACCGGCTATGAGGAGAATAAGCCTTCTGAACCAAAACgaaaaattgacgatggtcacATGCCCACATGTCCTCCCCTCAATGATATGCCGGGCAACGGTGTTAAATTGATCGCAATATCTTCTAGAGAACGATTCCCAGTAGGAAATGAACAGCACCATAGCGTTATTGAAGAGGTCTTGGGGGCCATAGGAAACCatgcaaagaaaaatattaTCCGTCGAGAACTGTCAAAGAGTGAACCGGCAGGCCTTATGATTGGTATGAATGGAGACTCTGGAGATGTGGACAGAGGATTGGAGAGCTCCCCAGTTTCCCGCCATGACATTCCTATTAGCCAGGAACCTGCGGCCAAAACCAACGAGATCCCTCTTAGGAAACACCGCCGCCGCCGTCGTCGAAATAATTGGcggagaagaaaggaaatgAGAACAACTGCGAGTACCCAGTCTGGCACGGATGGCATGCGGTCTTCGGATCAAATGGATGCAAAATGTGCCATATAA
- a CDS encoding uncharacterized protein (EggNog:ENOG410PVIT~BUSCO:1106at33183): MNFDLLAYMGFKMNRWNAVRALVDKLLDNAEALRSKHAGRNDLPSNIDWKSMGRSFDEITGDELYRTLAISVQGSTDFRSLDSYDSYSEEPILGTRMGETNLRVGTMEELWQSLGYFIIEAADMRQEESALIMHHFYYIVARLHNLDYIPSNVYKDTPIRGSYPLLRPPAMHLLSTRIMTILTDTMLEARMEELSTSTDQQSSMEWLRSSKTELGFGVWLEFILWCCVEGGYAREAAWILQSTRNRSKEWKVASFARLLKTIGPIDPKKIDHHDTWEQCGNSSRISTMGRPKGSFLGMGERTITHEVVVAVMDGLTNAVRTGVGFRGDSAPHVWERLGLLRGLLNKNMLYVGAGFVNYLIMRILEAGGIVAEVKPQALELLLDVSPSITTADELEMPLEKLAELSNKGVIPNKSAMILGLYHYTLNAYASSGHISGTIDVLEKLVAAVDYTRIHMIRQSIMESRYVTKAYNVRKSSLKTPLNNGSNDHEMSPLGRLQLPPSSLSLLLSVFTNSRAFSLASWVVNPRESAGPIIPSDMYRDEVLAPTLIQFATATNNSHLLSNVLERVARPWPVSILHHMLDYRIANFRWKHALELLVQLRDVERIQWVPNNVATLAATIIKLDQPDNLLPQFSSSEDQRQALEQATHILTYMLEGKFSAREDFSKERDFHPAQMLYQLHRIFKSAGSPALLDVCTKVKLKWQRPVESSCYVPANAFRTLIAAVVEVYGSAAGRQLYTKWCMYPATPRARRIDSGGNTRLFYSSQLNPETGGVVPIFDSRWHAGNAGKLVMPNLDIVRTIALCALKDQTDLTTKSKEASPEVTDESVTSVLNWCMRVFFDLGLTDREVDRELDGYLTRIRDRLRREQASEE, translated from the coding sequence ATGAATTTCGATCTACTCGCTTATATGGGCTTCAAGATGAACAGATGGAATGCCGTAAGGGCTCTTGTGGATAAATTGCTTGACAATGCAGAGGCATTGCGCTCGAAGCATGCCGGTCGAAATGATCTCCCTTCGAATATCGATTGGAAAAGTATGGGGCGATCGTTTGACGAGATTACCGGAGATGAGCTTTATCGAACTCTAGCTATATCTGTCCAGGGTAGTACCGATTTTCGATCCCTAGACTCGTACGATTCCTATTCCGAAGAACCTATTTTGGGAACTCGAATGGGTGAAACGAACCTTCGCGTTGGGACCATGGAGGAGCTATGGCAAAGCCTGGGTTATTTCATCATCGAGGCGGCAGATATGCGCCAGGAGGAATCGGCGTTGATAATGCATCACTTTTATTATATCGTTGCTCGTCTGCACAATTTAGACTACATTCCAAGCAACGTTTACAAAGATACACCAATTCGAGGATCTTATCCGCTCTTACGCCCACCAGCAATGCACCTGCTATCTACACGTATTATGACTATTCTGACAGACACGATGTTAGAAGCAAGAATGGAGGAATTATCCACTTCTACCGACCAACAGTCGTCCATGGAATGGTTACGCTCCTCGAAAACAGAACTCGGGTTCGGTGTTTGGCTTGAATTTATTCTCTGGTGCTGCGTAGAAGGAGGCTATGCTCGTGAAGCTGCCTGGATCTTGCAAAGCACACGAAACCGCTCGAAGGAATGGAAAGTGGCTAGCTTCGCTCGGCTGCTAAAGACCATCGGCCCAATTGATCCCAAAAAAATAGACCATCACGACACTTGGGAACAATGCGGAAACTCGTCGCGAATATCAACCATGGGGAGGCCCAAGGGTTCATTTCTAGGAATGGGAGAGCGAACCATCACTCATGAAGTTGTCGTTGCTGTGATGGACGGACTTACTAACGCTGTTAGAACCGGTGTCGGTTTCCGGGGAGATTCGGCGCCGCATGTCTGGGAACGTCTCGGTTTACTCCGGGGACtcctaaataaaaatatGCTCTACGTTGGCGCAGGGTTCGTTAATTACTTGATTATGAGAATCCTTGAGGCCGGAGGCATCGTTGCTGAAGTGAAGCCTCAAGCCCTTGAGCTGCTCCTAGACGTTTCGCCCTCGATTACGACTGCGGATGAACTTGAAATGCCACTCGAAAAACTGGCTGAATTGTCAAACAAAGGAGTAATTCCGAACAAATCCGCAATGATATTGGGTTTATACCATTATACCTTGAATGCATATGCATCTTCCGGTCACATCTCGGGCACAATTGACGTTCTGGAAAAGCTTGTTGCAGCCGTGGATTATACGCGAATCCACATGATCCGTCAGTCAATTATGGAGTCTAGATACGTTACAAAAGCCTATAATGTGCGCAAATCAAGCCTGAAAACCCCGTTAAACAATGGATCAAATGACCATGAAATGTCGCCATTAGGTAGACTTCAGCTGCCTCCATCTTCTCTCAGCCTTCTTCTCAGCGTTTTCACCAATTCGCGGGCGTTTAGCCTAGCATCGTGGGTCGTCAACCCGCGTGAATCTGCGGGACCGATAATTCCGTCTGACATGTACAGGGACGAGGTTCTGGCGCCTACCCTGATCCAGTTCGCAACCGCAACGAATAATAGTCACTTGCTCTCCAATGTTTTGGAACGCGTGGCTCGCCCGTGGCCAGTATCCATTCTTCATCACATGCTTGATTACAGGATCGCAAACTTTCGTTGGAAACATGCTCTTGAATTGCTAGTACAGCTCCGGGACGTTGAACGAATCCAATGGGTACCGAACAATGTCGCAACCCTTGCCGCTACCATCATAAAGCTAGATCAGCCGGACAACCTTCTTCCacaattttcttcttccgaAGACCAGCGCCAGGCGTTAGAACAGGCCACACATATCTTAACGTATATGCTAGAAGGTAAATTCAGTGCTCGTGAAGACTTCTCGAAGGAACGTGATTTTCACCCTGCACAAATGTTATATCAGCTCCACCGCATCTTCAAATCAGCGGGGTCACCCGCTCTTTTGGATGTTTGCACAAAAGTGAAGCTCAAATGGCAACGTCCCGTTGAATCTTCCTGCTATGTACCAGCTAATGCATTTCGCACTCTTATCGCCGCTGTCGTCGAAGTTTACGGTAGTGCTGCTGGTCGACAGCTCTACACTAAATGGTGCATGTATCCTGCGACCCCTCGCGCTCGACGTATTGACTCCGGGGGTAACACTCGGCTTTTCTATTCCTCACAGCTGAATCCGGAGACTGGAGGAGTAGTTCCTATCTTCGATTCACGTTGGCATGCAGGCAATGCTGGAAAGTTGGTCATGCCAAACCTCGATATCGTCCGAACCATCGCGCTGTGTGCCCTTAAAGATCAAACGGACTTGACGACGAAGAGCAAAGAAGCGTCGCCCGAGGTCACAGACGAAAGTGTCACTTCTGTGCTAAACTGGTGTATGCGGGTTTTCTTTGATTTGGGCTTGACAGACAGGGAAGTCGACCGAGAATTAGACGGGTATTTAACTCGTATCAGAGACAGATTGCGACGCGAGCAAGCCTCCGAAGAATAA
- the PEX14 gene encoding peroxisomal membrane protein pex14 (EggNog:ENOG410PFAY~COG:M,O,U~TransMembrane:1 (n6-14c21/22o107-125i)~BUSCO:12717at33183), which translates to MAREELISSAVSFLQDPSVSSAPLEKKIAFLQSKNLTKEEIDLAFSRAGEEKPPSSAGTNQTSGYVAQQPSVSRQAALNQGYAYGPAGQWQHLQPPPELPKRDWRDWFIMATVVGGVGYGLYVVAKRYITPLIAPPTPPQLQQDKESIDEQFSRAFALLDQLSSDTSTLKATENARTERLDAALREVEDVVAELKSSSRRRDDETRRISEEVRSLKDGIPKAIEGSREGNEKRLRDLSAELKSLKILLGNRLAAGASTTAAAPPAQSVPNQPEANSVPGTSQAQTTSAASTPAPSTSATSTAPSEASKSPFAALGKPASIPAWQMAAASKSKPATTTSSTENPGESSSAGADVQPSSAPSS; encoded by the exons ATGGCTCGCGAGGAGCTGATCTCCTCCGCA GTCTCTT TTCTACAAGATCCCTCGGTTTCTTCCGCACCCCTAGAGAAAAAgattgcttttcttcagtCAAAGAATTTAACCAAAGAAGAGATTGACTTGGCTTTTTCGAGAGCAGGTGAAGAAAAGCCGCCCTCGAGTGCCGGGACGAATCAGACCAGCGGATATGTCGCTCAACAACCATCCGTCAGTCGACAGGCGGCGCTGAATCAAGGCTACGCATATGGACCAGCTGGTCAATGGCAGCATCTACAGCCTCCGCCTGA GCTTCCCAAGCGAGATTGGCGAGACTGGTTCATCATGGCCACGGTCGTTGGTGGTGTTGGCTATGGTTTATATGTGGTAGCAAAG AGATACATCACACCATTAATAGCGCCTCCAACTCCACCTCAACTCCAACAGGACAAAGAGAGTATTGATGAACAATTTTCACGCGCATTCGCGCTTTTAGATCAGCTCTCCTCAGATACTTCGACATTGAAAGCCACAGAAAATGCGCGAACCGAGAGACTGGATGCCGCTCTCCGGGAGGTCGAGGATGTAGTTGCGGAACTGAAGAGTTCTTCTCGTCGGCGCGACGACGAGACCAGACGTATTAGCGAGGAGGTCAGAAGCCTAAAAGATGGAATCCCCAAGGCGATTGAAGGCTCAAGGGAAGGAAATGAGAAACGACTCAGAGATCTCAGTGCAGAACTGAAGAGTTTGAAGATATTACTTGGAAACCGACTTGCCGCGGGTGCCAGTACAACTGCTGCCGCCCCTCCTGCCCAGAGCGTACCAAACCAGCCGGAAGCAAACAGCGTGCCAGGTACTTCTCAGGCCCAAACAACCAGCGCGGCCTCTACACCCGCGCCATCGACGTCAGCAACTTCCACAGCCCCTAGCGAAGCTTCGAAGAGTCCATTCGCAGCTCTGGGTAAACCCGCGAGCATTCCTGCATGGCAAATGGCTGCGGCAAGCAAGTCTAAGCCCGCCACAACAACGTCATCCACAGAGAATCCTGGAGAAAGCTCCAGTGCTGGTGCAGATGTTCAGCCGTCCAGCGCTCCCTCAAGCTAA